One part of the Pieris napi chromosome 4, ilPieNapi1.2, whole genome shotgun sequence genome encodes these proteins:
- the LOC125049145 gene encoding ubiquitin carboxyl-terminal hydrolase 30 homolog gives MDGGDRILVAAGLTAAVVVGAFVLWGPGGAPKVRKRRGQIAGLQNLGRTCFLNTLLQALAACPSFIEWLKKYAKADGHNSMITTLYTVIEVVNGTHESARGTPVCPLGVLQALRAAGWVVPADQQDAHELLHVLLTCIEEETAAMAKKPGCLSDALGLGGGKAWSALASPASPPSGSFGPRPARPASAAPATEPDSTDPDEPETEPPPLRKGVSRSFCQLSGLGRRWACAPSRPAPAPPFNGTLASRTHCTVCSTKSPIRYDKFDSVSLSMSDAGTGPAGSYALAGLLRAFTSPEMVSGLRCGRCAPRADGAADQTTKHIRTLSFGKLPACLCLHISRVEWGVGGLSKRGEFVAFPETLSLAPFTATTQNRGVDISMVLSEARLRSGLSALKTAGAEASAGAERALYRLTAVVVHVGGPRSGHFATYRRGNGFESKRWWYTSDTLVHEVSLQEVLRCSAYLLFYERADPPLNTHF, from the exons atggATGGTGGTGATCGAATATTAGTTGCGGCGGGCCTCACGGCGGCGGTTGTTGTTGGTGCATTCGTGCTGTGGGGTCCTGGTGGCGCCCCTAAAGTCCGCAAGCGTAGAGGACAGATAGCTGGCTTACAAAATCTCGGCCGGACATGTTTTCTAAATACTTTGCTCCAGGCGCTTGCAGCGTGCCCTAGTTTTATAGAGTGGTTGAAGAAATACGCGAAAGCTGATGGACATAATAGCATGATTACAACTCTGTATACTGTAATAGAAG TCGTCAATGGCACTCATGAGTCAGCTCGAGGGACACCAGTGTGTCCCCTTGGTGTCCTACAAGCTTTACGAGCAGCGGGTTGGGTAGTGCCAGCCGATCAGCAAGATGCCCATGAGCTGCTGCACGTACTGCTCACCTGTATTGAGGAGGAAACTGCTGCTATGGCGAAAAAG CCTGGATGTCTATCCGACGCCTTAGGACTGGGCGGCGGAAAGGCCTGGTCCGCCCTGGCGTCTCCGGCGTCTCCGCCCTCGGGCTCCTTCGGCCCGCGACCCGCGAGACCGGCCTCCGCCGCACCGGCTACCGAACCGGATTCGACCGATCCAG ACGAGCCCGAGACGGAGCCTCCACCTCTGCGCAAGGGCGTGTCGCGGTCCTTCTGTCAGCTGAGCGGCCTGGGCCGCCGCTGGGCCTGCGCGCCTTCTCGGCCTGCGCCAGCGCCGCCCTTCAACGGCACGCTCGCGTCGCGCACCCACTGCACCGTGTGCTCCACGAAG AGTCCAATTCGCTACGACAAGTTCGACAGCGTGTCGCTGTCTATGAGCGACGCCGGCACCGGTCCGGCCGGGAGCTACGCCTTGGCCG GCCTGCTGCGCGCCTTCACATCCCCGGAGATGGTGAGCGGACTGAGATGCGGGCGCTGCGCCCCCCGGGCCGACGGCGCCGCGGACCAGACGACCAAACACATCCGCACGCTCAGCTTCGGCAAG CTGCCGGCGTGCCTGTGCCTGCACATCTCGAGGGTGGAGTGGGGCGTCGGCGGCCTCAGCAAGAGGGGCGAGTTCGTCGCCTTCCCCGAGACGCTCAGCTTAGCTCCCTTCACGGCGACGACTCAG AATCGAGGAGTGGATATATCGATGGTGCTGAGCGAGGCGCGTCTGCGCAGCGGGTTGTCGGCGCTGAAGACGGCGGGGGCGGAAGCGTCTGCGGGAGCGGAGCGCGCCCTGTACCGGCTGACGGCGGTCGTCGTGCACGTGGGCGGACCGAGATCCGGCCACTTCGCTACGTATCGCCGCGGGAACGGCTTCGAGAGCAAACG GTGGTGGTACACGTCGGACACGTTGGTGCACGAGGTGTCCCTGCAGGAGGTACTGCGGTGCTCGGCATATCTGCTCTTCTACGAGAGGGCGGACCCGCCCCTCAACACTCACTTCTAG
- the LOC125049142 gene encoding E3 ubiquitin-protein ligase MARCHF2-like isoform X1 → MRKFVNLNCLLESNEPPIYPIDAIQNLRKVVFAPLSQYRPIIGEALQRTNFKYHRSCSLSSLIRECEASEGQTLLIFWGSRRSDSRVTINMSASSCSSLQVPPSVHSHSNQHEKDLRSTAQQTDISCRLSPGVASPVNVMELQEQQLLRERLAGSLTYSSPASSLLQPHPRSMSILGSVCALLLKKQGSSGKEAISASGSVHSEHICRICFGGESAERLVRPCCCRGTIAAVHRSCLERWLLQAATSYCELCRHHYVVTRSHKWSWARSVWEWGVSGRGRALAADVWRGAALGAASVLGTARALHACDAALQAGARRGGGAALAANLFSSLLIGVIVYGVAGALNGLLTTWMLLKIQEHQASWRAWRDSTLHVHVSLGEPSAAPSDSSLATVVGTADRATNVADPFMVNSPFTLSEL, encoded by the exons atgcgtaaattcgttaatttaaattgtttattagagTCCAATGAACCGCCTATTTACCCTATCGATGCCATCCAGAATTTAAGAAAAGTAGTCTTCGCACCACTATCACAATACAGACCAATCATTGGAGAAGCATTGCAAAGGACAAATTTCAAGTACCACAGGAGTTGCAGCCTTTCCAGTTTAATACGG GAATGTGAGGCTTCAGAAGGCCAGACATTGCTTATATTTTGGGGCAGTCGGAGGTCAGATAGTAGAGTCACAATCAATATGTCTGCATCGAGCTGCTCGTCATTGCAGGTACCG CCGAGTGTGCACAGTCACAGTAATCAGCACGAAAAAGATTTGCGGTCCACGGCACAGCAGACTGATATTAGCTGCAGACTGTCACCCGGCGTCGCTTCTCCTG ttaacgTTATGGAATTACAAGAACAACAACTGTTGCGCGAACGACTCGCCGGATCGCTGACGTACTCATCTCCCGCTTCCTCGCTGCTGCAGCCCCACCCACGCTCCATGTCCATCCTGGGATCAGTTTGTGCTTTGCTTCTAAAAAAACAG GGTTCGAGCGGCAAGGAAGCGATAAGCGCGTCCGGCAGCGTGCATTCGGAGCACATCTGCCGCATCTGCTTTGGAGGCGAGTCGGCCGAGCGACTGGTGCGGCCGTGCTGCTGCCGCGGAACCATCGCCGCCGTACACCGCTCCTGCCTTGAGCGCTGGTTGTTACAGGCGGCCACCTCCTATTGCGAGCTCTGTCGTCACCACTACGTCGTCACCAGAAGTCACAA GTGGTCTTGGGCCCGGTCGGTGTGGGAGTGGGGCGTGTCGGGTCGCGGACGCGCCCTGGCAGCCGACGTGTGGCGTGGCGCGGCGTTGGGCGCGGCCTCCGTGCTGGGCACGGCGCGCGCGTTGCACGCTTGTGACGCCGCGCTGCAGGCCGGAGCCCGACGGGGCGGCGGTGCCGCACTCGCCGCCAACCTCTTCTCCTCGCTGCTCATCGGCGTCATTG TGTACGGTGTGGCAGGTGCGCTGAACGGCTTGCTGACGACGTGGATGCTGCTGAAGATCCAGGAACACCAGGCCTCGTGGCGCGCGTGGCGCGACAGTACCCTGCACGTGCACGTGTCCCTGGGCGAGCCGTCGGCGGCGCCCAGCGACAGCTCACTGGCCACCGTGGTGGGCACGGCCGACCGCGCCACAAACGTCGCGGACCCTTTTATGGTCAATTCTCCTTTCACTCTATCCGAGCTCTGA
- the LOC125049141 gene encoding probable ATP-dependent RNA helicase DDX52 has translation MDAYDIFKKLTKGLTFKQRVLGLSNADQSVKQILKKEIDVKKEELSDHDSESELSNVEDNGDFQDMKSGESSKEEENNSDEDLQLLEGVTVSKKSKQKKEKNTKLSPEELKKKRNLEEENRFRNEYGIKAVGRHITSAIKDFDDLVTRYNVSVDMVGTIKKCGYEEPTPIQRQALPALLEGRQIVATAPTGSGKTAAFLVPLLHCLGTPSGGPRALVLCPTRELAHQIYREALRLSVSTQLRCSVIKSVKSSKVKERESTIRKSDLVISTPNRLCYLLNREDVNISLQKVQWLIIDEADKMFEGSEEEVDTFRQQLGVVLASLDVRRRIALFSATHTPALAKWARRHLRGLIVLTVGHRNAAATTVQQELLFCGNESGKLIAFRQLVQKGLKPPVLVFVQSKERAKQLFKELLYDGINVDVIHADRTQAQRDRVVRSFRVGRIWVLICTELMGRGIDFRGVNLVVNYDFPPSAIAYIHRVGRAGRAGQKGRAVTFFTRDDVVNLRSIASVMKQSGCEVPEYMLSIKQDSNGRKRLLKKAPHRDKISTVLEKPNKRKLEKHAEDTKNAGETDLVKNSKHEKFRRLSKNNKSPKKGLKKSDMGKTNNIKKKKRKSLKPV, from the exons ATGGATGCctatgatatatttaaaaaactaacaaaGGGACTAACGTTTAAGCAGCGGGTTTTGGGCTTAAGTAATGCa GATCAAAGTGTAAAACAGAttctaaaaaaagaaatagatgTAAAGAAGGAAGAGTTATCCGATCATGACTCTGAATCAGAACTATCTAACGTTGAAGATAATGGTGATTTTCAAG ATATGAAGTCAGGAGAATCAAGTAAAGAGGAAGAAAATAACTCAGATGAGGATTTGCAACTCTTAGAGGGAGTTACAGTTAGCAAAAAATCAAAgcaaaagaaagaaaagaacaCTAAACTTAGTCCAGAagagttaaagaaaaaaagaaatctgGAAGAG gaaaatCGATTCCGCAATGAATATGGTATCAAAGCTGTTGGACGTCATATAACCAGTGCCATTAAAGACTTTGATGATTTAGTAACTAGGTATAATGTATCTGTGGATATGGTAGGCACAATCAAGAAGTGCGGGTATGAGGAACCTACTCCCATACAAAGGCAAGCATTACCAGCATTGTTGGAg ggTCGTCAAATAGTGGCCACAGCACCTACAGGTTCAGGTAAAACTGCTGCATTCCTTGTTCCCCTGCTGCACTGTCTGGGGACTCCTTCCGGCGGTCCTCGGGCCCTAGTCCTATGCCCCACACGGGAGCTGGCCCATCAGATCTATAGAGAGGCCTTAAGGCTGTCTGTATCTACGCAACTACGATGCAGTGTCATTAAAAGTGTCAAAAGTAGCAAAGTGAAGGAGAGGGAATCTACCATTAGGAAGAGTG ATCTCGTAATAAGTACTCCAAACCGCTTATGCTATCTGTTGAATCGAGAAGATGTGaatatttctttacaaaa AGTGCAATGGCTGATAATAGACGAGGCAGACAAGATGTTCGAGGGTTCCGAGGAAGAGGTGGACACTTTCCGGCAGCAGCTGGGCGTGGTGCTGGCTTCGCTGGACGTCCGGCGCCGTATCGCCTTGTTCAGCGCCACTCACACCCCCGCCCTCGCCAAGTGGGCTCGCCGGCATCTGCGgggactcatcgtcctcaccGTCGGGCACAG AAACGCCGCGGCGACTACGGTGCAGCAAGAGTTGCTGTTTTGCGGCAACGAGAGCGGGAAACTGATCGCGTTCCGCCAACTGGTCCAGAAGGGGTTGAAGCCACCCGTCTTAG TGTTCGTGCAGAGCAAGGAGCGGGCCAAACAGCTGTTCAAGGAGCTGCTGTACGACGGCATCAACGTCGACGTCATCCACGCCGATCGCACGCAGGCGCAG CGTGACAGAGTCGTGCGCAGTTTCCGCGTGGGTCGCATCTGGGTGCTGATCTGTACCGAACTGATGGGACGAGGGATCGATTTCCGCGGAGTCAACCTCGTCGTGAACTACGACTTCCCGCCCTCGGCCATAGCTTACATACACCG CGTGGGCCGCGCCGGTCGAGCCGGACAAAAGGGTCGCGCCGTCACCTTCTTCACTCGGGACGACGTCGTCAACTTGAGGAG CATCGCATCGGTAATGAAACAGTCGGGGTGCGAGGTGCCCGAGTACATGTTGTCGATCAAACAGGATTCTAACGGTCGCAAACGGTTGCTTAAGAAAGCTCCACACAGAGACAAAATTTCCACTGTCTTGGAAAAACCTAACAA ACGAAAACTTGAGAAACACGCGGAAGACACAAAAAATGCGGGTGAAACGGATTTAGTCAAAAATAGCAAGCACGAGAAATTTAGAaggctaagtaaaaataacaaaagccCTAAAAAAGGGTTGAAAAAGAGCGACATGGGAAAAACGAATAATATCAAGAAGAAAAAGAGAAAATCTCTTAAACCTGTATAA
- the LOC125049143 gene encoding eukaryotic translation initiation factor 6, with product MAVRVQFENNNEVGVFSKLTNSYCLVAIGGSENFYSVFEAELSDTIPVVHASVAGCRIIGRMTVANKNGLLLPSSTTDTELQHIRNSLPDNVKVQRVEERLSALGNVIACNDYVALVHPDLDKDTEEILADTLNVEVFRQTVAGNVLVGSYTALSNRGGLLHPKTTIQDQDELSSLLQVPLVAGTVNRGSDVVGAGLVVNDWSAFCGMDTTSTEISVIESVFKLNDAKPSAITSTMRASLIDSMS from the coding sequence ATGGCGGTCCGCGTGCAATTCGAAAACAACAATGAAGTTGGTGTCTTTAGCAAACTTACAAATTCTTACTGTCTTGTAGCTATCGGAGGCTCAGAGAATTTCTACAGTGTGTTTGAAGCAGAATTATCAGACACTATACCCGTGGTACACGCTAGTGTCGCAGGCTGTCGCATCATTGGCCGCATGACCGTCGCTAACAAGAATGGGTTACTTTTACCATCGTCCACGACAGACACAGAGCTGCAGCACATCCGTAACAGTTTACCAGATAACGTCAAAGTACAGCGAGTCGAAGAACGATTAAGTGCACTCGGTAACGTCATCGCTTGCAACGACTATGTTGCTTTAGTTCATCCAGATTTAGACAAAGACACAGAAGAAATTCTTGCTGACACATTAAATGTTGAAGTTTTCCGACAAACTGTAGCTGGTAATGTGTTAGTTGGGTCCTATACAGCACTTAGTAATAGAGGAGGTTTACTTCACCCTAAAACTACAATTCAAGATCAGGATGAATTATCCTCATTGCTTCAAGTACCATTAGTTGCAGGAACAGTGAACAGAGGTAGTGATGTGGTGGGTGCAGGGTTGGTAGTTAATGACTGGAGTGCATTCTGTGGTATGGATACAACTTCAACAGAAATATCAGTTATTGAGAGTGTTTTCAAACTTAATGATGCTAAACCTAGTGCAATTACATCCACTATGAGAGCATCCCTGATTGACAGCATGTCATAG
- the LOC125049142 gene encoding E3 ubiquitin-protein ligase MARCHF2-like isoform X2 produces MRKFVNLNCLLESNEPPIYPIDAIQNLRKVVFAPLSQYRPIIGEALQRTNFKYHRSCSLSSLIRECEASEGQTLLIFWGSRRSDSRVTINMSASSCSSLQVPPSVHSHSNQHEKDLRSTAQQTDISCRLSPGVASPVNVMELQEQQLLRERLAGSLTYSSPASSLLQPHPRSMSILGSVCALLLKKQGSSGKEAISASGSVHSEHICRICFGGESAERLVRPCCCRGTIAAVHRSCLERWLLQAATSYCELCRHHYVVTRSHKWSWARSVWEWGVSGRGRALAADVWRGAALGAASVLGTARALHACDAALQAGARRGGGAALAANLFSSLLIGVIGALNGLLTTWMLLKIQEHQASWRAWRDSTLHVHVSLGEPSAAPSDSSLATVVGTADRATNVADPFMVNSPFTLSEL; encoded by the exons atgcgtaaattcgttaatttaaattgtttattagagTCCAATGAACCGCCTATTTACCCTATCGATGCCATCCAGAATTTAAGAAAAGTAGTCTTCGCACCACTATCACAATACAGACCAATCATTGGAGAAGCATTGCAAAGGACAAATTTCAAGTACCACAGGAGTTGCAGCCTTTCCAGTTTAATACGG GAATGTGAGGCTTCAGAAGGCCAGACATTGCTTATATTTTGGGGCAGTCGGAGGTCAGATAGTAGAGTCACAATCAATATGTCTGCATCGAGCTGCTCGTCATTGCAGGTACCG CCGAGTGTGCACAGTCACAGTAATCAGCACGAAAAAGATTTGCGGTCCACGGCACAGCAGACTGATATTAGCTGCAGACTGTCACCCGGCGTCGCTTCTCCTG ttaacgTTATGGAATTACAAGAACAACAACTGTTGCGCGAACGACTCGCCGGATCGCTGACGTACTCATCTCCCGCTTCCTCGCTGCTGCAGCCCCACCCACGCTCCATGTCCATCCTGGGATCAGTTTGTGCTTTGCTTCTAAAAAAACAG GGTTCGAGCGGCAAGGAAGCGATAAGCGCGTCCGGCAGCGTGCATTCGGAGCACATCTGCCGCATCTGCTTTGGAGGCGAGTCGGCCGAGCGACTGGTGCGGCCGTGCTGCTGCCGCGGAACCATCGCCGCCGTACACCGCTCCTGCCTTGAGCGCTGGTTGTTACAGGCGGCCACCTCCTATTGCGAGCTCTGTCGTCACCACTACGTCGTCACCAGAAGTCACAA GTGGTCTTGGGCCCGGTCGGTGTGGGAGTGGGGCGTGTCGGGTCGCGGACGCGCCCTGGCAGCCGACGTGTGGCGTGGCGCGGCGTTGGGCGCGGCCTCCGTGCTGGGCACGGCGCGCGCGTTGCACGCTTGTGACGCCGCGCTGCAGGCCGGAGCCCGACGGGGCGGCGGTGCCGCACTCGCCGCCAACCTCTTCTCCTCGCTGCTCATCGGCGTCATTG GTGCGCTGAACGGCTTGCTGACGACGTGGATGCTGCTGAAGATCCAGGAACACCAGGCCTCGTGGCGCGCGTGGCGCGACAGTACCCTGCACGTGCACGTGTCCCTGGGCGAGCCGTCGGCGGCGCCCAGCGACAGCTCACTGGCCACCGTGGTGGGCACGGCCGACCGCGCCACAAACGTCGCGGACCCTTTTATGGTCAATTCTCCTTTCACTCTATCCGAGCTCTGA